A stretch of bacterium DNA encodes these proteins:
- the mltG gene encoding endolytic transglycosylase MltG, which translates to MPRSKRKRYINPTSIAVTVATAVGLLLLLAVGLYRLALAPASRDTRTQLVHIESMGTKQLARTLRQQKLIRSATAFRLLVQANMALGKGKTPKAGYYDLSPSMSAEEILARLSEGRVARRKVTFPEGFTLAQMAERLERELDIPQQEFLDAARGTAVSRAVGFRLPRASLEGYLFPSTYTFNVGEKPDLVVSEMVAALNETFVRAHQNEIRRQKLSVPQLVTLASLVEREARAPEERALIAGVIMNRLARNMRLQIDATVQYALGEHRSRLLYKDLKVNSPYNTYLHAGLPPGPICSPGLACLQAALKPAKTDALFYVARRDGTHVFSRTYEEHQQAIKRVRG; encoded by the coding sequence TGGGCCTGTACCGGCTGGCCCTGGCCCCCGCGAGCCGCGACACACGCACGCAACTGGTGCACATCGAGAGCATGGGCACCAAGCAGCTCGCGCGTACACTGCGGCAGCAGAAGCTCATCCGCAGCGCGACGGCGTTCCGCCTGCTGGTGCAGGCCAACATGGCCCTGGGCAAGGGCAAGACGCCGAAGGCCGGCTACTACGACCTGAGCCCCAGCATGTCCGCCGAGGAGATCCTGGCGCGGCTGTCCGAGGGCAGGGTGGCCCGGCGCAAGGTGACCTTCCCCGAGGGCTTCACGCTGGCGCAGATGGCCGAGCGCCTGGAGCGCGAACTGGATATCCCTCAGCAGGAGTTCCTGGACGCTGCGCGCGGCACAGCGGTGTCACGCGCGGTCGGCTTCCGGCTGCCGCGCGCCTCGCTGGAGGGCTACCTGTTCCCCAGCACGTACACCTTCAACGTCGGCGAGAAGCCGGACCTGGTGGTCAGCGAGATGGTGGCGGCGCTCAATGAGACCTTCGTCCGGGCACACCAGAACGAGATCCGACGACAGAAGCTGTCTGTGCCCCAGTTGGTGACGCTGGCCTCGCTGGTCGAGCGTGAGGCGCGGGCGCCGGAGGAGCGGGCGCTCATCGCCGGGGTCATCATGAACCGGCTGGCCCGGAACATGCGGCTGCAGATTGACGCCACCGTGCAGTACGCTCTGGGCGAGCACAGGTCACGCCTGCTCTACAAGGACCTGAAGGTCAACTCACCCTACAACACCTACCTGCACGCCGGGCTGCCGCCGGGCCCGATCTGCAGCCCGGGGCTGGCGTGTCTGCAGGCGGCGCTGAAGCCGGCGAAGACCGATGCCCTCTTCTACGTCGCCCGGCGGGATGGGACGCACGTGTTCAGCCGGACGTACGAGGAGCATCAGCAGGCGATCAAGCGCGTGAGGGGCTAG